GGGCGGCTACTTCCGGTCGGCCCGGTTTCCCATGACCACCGTGAACCGCAGGGGCGAACCGTCGCGCCGCACTTCGACCTCGACCAGGTCGCCGGGGTCGTGGGCGCGCAGGACGCGGGTGAATCCGGCGAGGTCGGCGATGGGTTCGCCGGCCATGCGCACCAGGACGTCGCCCTTCTGCAGACCCGCCCGGGCGGCGGGGCTTCCGTCGAAGACGCCGGCCAGCTTGTACCCCACGATCTCCTCGGTGAAGTCGGGCAGCGAGCCGAACCAGGTGTCGCGGTTGCCGTCGACGTGGCCGTCCTCGCGCAGGTCCTTCTCTCCCACCATCCGCCACGGCAACGGGCCCGGCCGGCTCGCCACGGCCGCCACGAGGCGGGCGCCGTAGGCCGCCACGTCGCGCAGGCTGGCGGGGTCGAGATGGTCCCAGGTGTCGGCGGGGCGGTTGTAGTCCTCGTAGGGACCGCCGAAGACGAAGAGCACCGGCACCTCGCGCGTGTTGAAACTCATGTGGTCTGAGCCCGACCAGCCGCCCTGGCCGAGGGAGAGATCGAGGCCGTCGGAGTTGGCCGCGGGCACGATGTCCGCGAAGGCCGGCGTCGTGCCGAGGCCGCTGACGTAGAGTCGGCGGTCGGTCATGCGCCCCACGGTGTCGAAGTTGATCATGGCGTCGACACGGTCGAGAGGCAGCGGGGGTTCGCCCACGAAGCGGGCGCTGCCCTGCAGGCCCACCTCCTCGCCCCCGAAGAACGCGAAGACGATCCCGCGCCGGTCGGTCGCGTCGGCGTCGCCGACCAGGCGGGCGATGATGTCGCAGACGACCGTCACACCCGAGGCGTTGTCGTTGGCGCCGGGGTAGTAGTCGTCCGGACCGGGCGGCGGCGCGTCGTCGCCGGCCGGCACGACCCGGCCCAGATGGTCGAGGTGGGCGCCGACCACGAGCCAGCGGTCGGCCAGGGAGCCCCGGCCCGGCAGGACGCCCGCCACGTTGCGGTCTTCCCGTCCGGCAAGATCCTGCCCGGCCCAGCCCGTGCCCGTCAGGGGAACCGCCTGCTGCCAGGCGCCGGCGAAGGCCGGTTCGAGGCCGGCCGCGGCGAGCCAGCCGGTGATGGTGTCGGCGGCGGCGAGGACGGCGCTCGTGCCGCTGCCCCGGCCGGCGAGGGCCGGGGCGGTCAGGGTGCGCACCCGCGCCAGCATGGCGGCCGTATCCGGCGCCGCCGGAACGGCGTGGGCCAACGGCACGGCGGGCCCGGCCATCGTCAGCGCGACGACCGCGGCGCGGAGGGTTCCTGCAGCGGAGAACCTCATGCCGACCCTCCCAGCACGGCCTGGAAAACGGACCGGCCGCCGCAGAAGCGGCCGCAGAGGTGTCCGAAGACGCCCGCGTGCTCGGCGAGGCGGGCAGCCGGGTAGCCCGCCGTGGCCATGATCACCGCGAGGACGTCGGTGGTGACGTCGCGCGTGCAGGTCCGGGCCGAATCGCTCGTGGGCGACCCGAACGGCCCCTCGTCGTCGAAGAGGCCGAGGCGCCCCGCGAGGTGGACCGGCCCCTTGCGGATTCCCGCGTACTCCTCGCCCGGTTCGCCCACGCGCAGGGTCACGTCGCCCCGCACCAGATCCAGGTCGTACATGCCGATCGGCAGCAGGAACTGCAGCGATGCCAGATTGCAGGTGTCGACGATGTTGCTGATGCGGTAGAGCTCGTTGCCCTTGAGCACGCGGCGGAGCAGCGCTTCGCTGCTGGGGCGGTGGCGCGAGGGATCCATGCCGAAGCTCCTGTAGAGGTCGCGCGCCTCGGCCAGACCGGGGATCTGCGCCGGGGTGCGGTCGCCGAGGGCGGTGCGCAGGTCGGCGCCGAGCGCCGCCGTCGCGGCCGCCACCGCCGGATCGTCGGCCACGGTGATCCCCGCGACCTGGACCACGGCGCAGGCCACGCGGCCGGCGGCGCCGGGATCGATGCTGACGGCGCGGCCGTCGGGCAGGCGGCAGGACGGCTCGCTCACGCGTCCGCTCCGCCGCGCGAGCCGTACATGCGCTCGTAGTAGCCCTGGTAGTCGCCGCTGCGGATCTCCTCCCACCAGGAACGGTTGGCCAGGTACCAGTCGACGGTGCGGGCCAGGCCGTCCGAGAAGGCCACCTCCGGCTGCCAGCCCAGTTCCTCCCGGATCAGGGTCGCGTCGATGGCGTAGCGCAGGTCGTGCCCGGGGCGATCCTTGACGAAGGTGATCAGGTCGCGGCTGCGCCCGAGGTGGTCGACCAGCATCTCGACCAGCGTGATGTTCCGCATCTCGTTGCCGCCGCCGACGTTGTAGACGCCCCCCGGCCGCCCGCGCCGCAGCACGGCGT
This genomic interval from bacterium contains the following:
- a CDS encoding M28 family peptidase, with translation MRFSAAGTLRAAVVALTMAGPAVPLAHAVPAAPDTAAMLARVRTLTAPALAGRGSGTSAVLAAADTITGWLAAAGLEPAFAGAWQQAVPLTGTGWAGQDLAGREDRNVAGVLPGRGSLADRWLVVGAHLDHLGRVVPAGDDAPPPGPDDYYPGANDNASGVTVVCDIIARLVGDADATDRRGIVFAFFGGEEVGLQGSARFVGEPPLPLDRVDAMINFDTVGRMTDRRLYVSGLGTTPAFADIVPAANSDGLDLSLGQGGWSGSDHMSFNTREVPVLFVFGGPYEDYNRPADTWDHLDPASLRDVAAYGARLVAAVASRPGPLPWRMVGEKDLREDGHVDGNRDTWFGSLPDFTEEIVGYKLAGVFDGSPAARAGLQKGDVLVRMAGEPIADLAGFTRVLRAHDPGDLVEVEVRRDGSPLRFTVVMGNRADRK